A region from the Lentimicrobiaceae bacterium genome encodes:
- the alr gene encoding alanine racemase codes for MFQPSVIEISKSALQQNIVFIKAFLNKGVKLSCVVKGNAYGHGIETYIPIAEEAGVDHFSVFSADEAFRVKQICKTETGVMIMGFIDDAELEWAIHHQVEFYVFDNSRLKAAIAAARKLNQKARIHLEVETGMNRTGYDLKNLKLALDLIKKNPDCLTVEGMCTHYAGAESIANYVRVQSQIKKFNQFRKFIEKEGIKPRRYHTACSAAAITYPKTQMDMVRVGILQYGFWPTRETYIQYIHKNGEPSLPLKRILSWKSRVMNVKMIKTGEFIGYGTTYLAQTDKVIATVPIGYALGFSRNLSNVGRVLVNGMRVSVIGIVNMNVMTIDITSAGSVKTGDEVVIIGRQGELEISVASFSELSAQVNYETLTGLPSSIPRFIVD; via the coding sequence ATGTTCCAGCCATCTGTTATTGAAATCAGTAAATCAGCTTTGCAACAGAATATTGTTTTTATTAAAGCCTTTCTGAATAAAGGAGTGAAGCTGAGCTGTGTTGTGAAGGGAAATGCTTACGGACACGGAATTGAGACATATATACCCATTGCTGAGGAGGCCGGAGTCGATCATTTTTCTGTTTTTAGTGCCGATGAAGCCTTCAGGGTTAAACAGATTTGCAAAACAGAAACCGGTGTGATGATTATGGGCTTTATTGATGATGCTGAATTGGAATGGGCCATCCATCATCAGGTTGAGTTTTATGTTTTTGATAACAGCCGGCTGAAAGCAGCCATTGCAGCTGCCCGTAAACTGAACCAAAAGGCCCGCATTCATCTCGAAGTGGAAACAGGCATGAACCGCACCGGCTACGATCTTAAAAACCTGAAATTAGCCCTCGACTTGATCAAAAAGAACCCTGATTGCCTGACTGTTGAGGGAATGTGCACCCATTATGCCGGAGCCGAAAGTATTGCCAATTATGTGAGGGTTCAGTCTCAGATTAAAAAGTTTAATCAGTTTCGCAAATTTATTGAAAAGGAAGGCATTAAACCTCGCCGGTATCACACCGCCTGCTCTGCTGCCGCCATTACTTACCCCAAAACACAAATGGATATGGTTAGGGTGGGTATTTTGCAATATGGATTCTGGCCTACACGCGAAACTTACATTCAGTATATTCACAAAAACGGGGAGCCTTCGCTGCCTTTAAAACGCATCCTTTCGTGGAAATCAAGGGTTATGAATGTTAAAATGATTAAAACCGGCGAGTTTATTGGGTATGGCACAACCTACCTGGCACAGACTGATAAGGTGATTGCAACGGTGCCAATCGGTTATGCACTTGGGTTTTCGCGCAATTTGAGCAATGTGGGCAGGGTGTTGGTAAACGGAATGAGAGTGTCAGTAATTGGCATTGTAAATATGAATGTGATGACCATTGATATTACTTCTGCCGGCAGTGTGAAAACAGGCGACGAAGTGGTTATCATAGGCCGTCAGGGCGAACTTGAAATTTCAGTAGCGTCATTCAGCGAGCTAAGTGCGCAGGTGAATTATGAAACACTCACCGGGCTGCCTTCTTCTATTCCCCGCTTCATTGTTGATTGA
- a CDS encoding aminotransferase class I/II-fold pyridoxal phosphate-dependent enzyme: MGSISNHTSEFINPHLNGLGVSATLAINARSKELMAQGKTIYRFGLGQSPFPVPKPVVEALRLNASQKDYLPVKGLPLLCETVAGFHRRKDGLNAQAGCVMIGPGSKELVFLLQLVFNAEIIIISPCWVSYVPQAKILGKEISVIHSSYKDKWQLTPALFEAFLKKRNNTTKPALMILNYPGNPDGVSFKDEDLEAIGKLARAHHIFILSDEIYGMLHHKGEHTSIAKFYPEGTIVSSGLSKWCGAGGWRLGTFSFPPELQWLCDKMAVVASETYTSVSAPIQYAAVEAFKGGTLIEEYLWHVRKILAHVGQACAALLLEANVKVNPPAGGFYLFPDFHAFKKRLHDKGIFTSAEMCRQILEDTGVAMLPGSAFSRPDDEFTARMAYVDFDGARALAASRTQPLHEPLPPDFNKIYCARVVEGVGKLNAWLAGL; this comes from the coding sequence ATGGGTTCAATCAGTAACCACACAAGTGAGTTTATCAATCCCCATCTCAACGGACTGGGTGTTTCAGCCACACTGGCCATTAATGCTCGTTCAAAGGAGCTGATGGCACAGGGCAAAACCATATATCGTTTCGGACTGGGTCAGTCGCCATTTCCTGTTCCCAAACCTGTGGTGGAAGCCCTGCGTTTGAATGCATCGCAAAAAGACTATCTGCCGGTGAAAGGGCTTCCGCTGCTTTGCGAAACAGTTGCCGGTTTTCACAGGCGAAAGGATGGCCTCAATGCACAGGCCGGATGTGTGATGATAGGGCCTGGCTCCAAAGAGCTGGTGTTTCTTTTGCAACTGGTATTCAATGCCGAAATCATTATCATCAGCCCCTGCTGGGTTTCTTATGTTCCTCAGGCCAAAATACTGGGTAAGGAGATTTCGGTGATTCACAGCTCCTATAAAGACAAATGGCAGTTGACACCGGCCCTGTTCGAAGCATTTCTTAAAAAACGAAACAACACCACCAAACCCGCGCTCATGATCCTGAATTATCCGGGTAATCCTGACGGGGTTTCGTTTAAGGATGAGGATCTTGAAGCGATTGGCAAACTGGCCCGCGCTCACCATATTTTTATTTTGTCAGATGAAATATACGGCATGCTTCACCACAAGGGAGAACATACGTCAATTGCAAAGTTCTATCCTGAAGGGACCATTGTAAGCTCAGGATTGTCAAAATGGTGTGGCGCCGGCGGCTGGAGGTTGGGTACTTTTAGTTTTCCTCCTGAGCTGCAATGGTTGTGCGATAAGATGGCTGTGGTTGCCAGTGAAACCTATACATCGGTAAGTGCACCCATTCAGTATGCAGCGGTTGAAGCTTTCAAAGGTGGTACCTTAATTGAAGAATATCTGTGGCATGTACGTAAAATTCTGGCTCATGTCGGACAGGCATGTGCTGCTTTGTTGCTTGAAGCCAATGTTAAAGTAAATCCACCTGCTGGCGGGTTTTATCTGTTCCCTGATTTTCATGCATTTAAAAAAAGATTGCATGACAAAGGCATTTTTACATCCGCTGAAATGTGCAGGCAAATACTTGAAGATACAGGCGTAGCCATGTTGCCGGGCAGTGCTTTTAGCAGGCCTGACGATGAATTTACGGCACGCATGGCATATGTGGATTTCGATGGCGCCCGTGCACTGGCAGCTTCCCGAACGCAGCCGCTTCATGAGCCGCTCCCGCCTGATTTTAACAAGATTTACTGTGCCAGGGTTGTGGAGGGAGTGGGTAAACTTAATGCCTGGCTGGCCGGACTTTGA
- a CDS encoding class I SAM-dependent methyltransferase has translation MDKQPTSAGIARRFAAKGVFPYQMAFTLLIPLRNIFLSPKELIRRLELKSHCVVLEVGSGPGYFSRPIARFLTRGKLVMADIQQEMLDYARKRLNRKGLKNVDYYLCDGLKFHLQDMIFDRIFLITVIGEVENREAYMAEFYRMLKPGGLLSISELAGDPDKMTMEEVTALAEAAGFSAYRFYGNKKNYTVNFLK, from the coding sequence ATGGATAAACAACCAACCTCTGCCGGAATAGCCCGAAGGTTTGCTGCCAAAGGCGTTTTTCCTTATCAAATGGCTTTTACTTTACTCATTCCATTGCGCAATATTTTTCTTTCGCCCAAGGAACTCATTCGACGGCTTGAACTGAAGAGCCATTGTGTTGTGCTTGAAGTTGGCTCAGGCCCCGGATATTTTAGCCGTCCGATAGCCAGGTTTTTAACCCGCGGAAAACTGGTAATGGCCGATATTCAGCAGGAAATGCTCGACTATGCCCGCAAGCGGCTTAACAGGAAAGGGCTGAAGAATGTGGATTATTACCTTTGTGATGGCTTGAAATTTCATCTCCAGGATATGATTTTCGACAGAATTTTCCTGATTACCGTCATAGGGGAGGTTGAAAACAGGGAGGCATATATGGCTGAATTTTACAGGATGCTCAAACCCGGCGGCTTGCTTTCAATTTCTGAACTGGCCGGAGATCCTGATAAAATGACCATGGAAGAGGTAACCGCACTGGCTGAGGCTGCTGGTTTCAGCGCTTATCGGTTTTATGGAAATAAGAAAAACTACACGGTGAACTTTCTGAAATAG
- a CDS encoding GNAT family N-acetyltransferase, with protein sequence MEIIIRPVEEKDNRLLANMIRQVFLEHDAPQQGTVFSDPSTDDLFTLFQTEQSALWVAEWKGIPVGCCGIFPSPGLDAGYAELVKFYLSKEARGKGIGLALMQQSIDSAKKMGYNWLYLESLPHFAKAVSIYEKQGFVRLSQPLGKSIHTSCNIWMVMEISK encoded by the coding sequence ATGGAAATCATCATCAGGCCTGTTGAAGAAAAAGATAACCGCTTGCTGGCTAACATGATCAGGCAGGTTTTTCTGGAGCATGATGCACCACAGCAAGGCACCGTTTTTTCCGACCCTTCCACCGACGATTTGTTTACCCTCTTTCAAACAGAACAATCTGCTCTGTGGGTGGCCGAATGGAAAGGAATTCCGGTGGGGTGCTGCGGCATTTTTCCTTCGCCCGGTTTAGATGCCGGATATGCCGAACTGGTTAAGTTTTATTTGTCGAAAGAGGCTCGTGGCAAAGGCATTGGATTGGCGCTGATGCAGCAGAGTATTGATTCGGCAAAAAAAATGGGGTATAACTGGTTGTACCTTGAAAGCCTGCCTCATTTTGCAAAAGCGGTAAGCATTTATGAAAAGCAGGGCTTTGTAAGATTAAGTCAGCCTCTCGGAAAATCCATACACACCTCCTGCAATATCTGGATGGTGATGGAAATCAGCAAATGA